The following DNA comes from Halorhabdus tiamatea SARL4B.
TGGCCGAAGTACGCCCGGACGTTGATCTCGGCGCTCGACAGCGACTCGACGAAGACGAACTCCATGATCGCGCCGATCGCGCCGACGACGAGCCCGAGGAGGACGAGCACGGCGATGACGCCGAGAACGACGGCCACCGCAGTCGCCGTGAGTTCCGGCAACTCGATGCTGAATTCCGGGATCGAGTCACCGGGGACCGACCCAGCACTGGCGGGGGCGTTTCCGGTCGTCGAGAAGACACTCCCGCCGCCGCTCCCCCCGAGCAGGAAGAAGACGATCACGGCGAGGCGGGCCCACCGGCCGCCGTCGAAGGGCAGGAGGAACGAGCGAGTCATGTCGACGGCGTCGTCGATGCGGTCGATCGCTGCGAGAGCCATACCTGTGGGGTCCGTCCCCATGGGACTTAGCTCTAGGCCGTCAGGAGGCCATTACGCCGGTTCCTCGACGTCGACCAGCCGCATCCGGGGATAGCCCTCGTCCATCTCCATGACAGCGGTCGCCTCCAGTCCCTCGTAGCCCACCACGATCTCGACATCGGCGAACTCGCCGGTGAACTCCGTGTAGCCGACGTCCGGGTCGACTGCCGCCTCGATGGCTTCGGTCTT
Coding sequences within:
- a CDS encoding dihydroneopterin aldolase family protein, coding for MEPTDAHRATFELGIKFGALYHQFAGTPISSASATDLANAIESAIENQPHCEAVTVAMKTEAIEAAVDPDVGYTEFTGEFADVEIVVGYEGLEATAVMEMDEGYPRMRLVDVEEPA